The following are encoded in a window of Nitrospirota bacterium genomic DNA:
- a CDS encoding FHA domain-containing protein, with translation MAVVHLETDQHQHDEAFLKTLKRMLEHELTIPPLNSRFEVVSAPEMVESLEKLRYRYERDTVDEETREDPKLRAPELVADISSYPAFGNTNVIAELRPLKGGTLIASAKSVIVGPIPTVCGLLLLALACAVGGRFYFSGRAEQAKMRAAERFEERENLDQALAMVEQVIQQSPNHVEAIELRQRIFSRRVQSYIKRGVRKLERGMLGEAEIEFSKALDIDAENQPARDGLDRVHEARRALSHFETAQTALENGRLDTAAKDLRSVLPLLEGNRKMDAERLLGEIDRRKAEAEDLVRKTRVLKAEWKIDEAVEAVNAALSAFPEHREGQNLYKELTGMSAPMKAAILEWEGGREVVLLAKNAVTIGRAEENDIFDPEDSKDTYLSRRHAKIEFTDGLYRLIDLSSTFGTYFEGAKIESPTVLSHSGEILFGTNFKLSVRILTESDVVSSVTTTSTIGGRQTKLQALALSEKEGGRKPFREWVMVASSFTIGRGKDNGIVLADSSVSEHHARIDYQDGHFWIQDLGSRNGTYVRTGPERIQEPQRLMGGDHIRLGRISFHLKRRA, from the coding sequence GTGGCGGTCGTCCACCTTGAGACAGACCAGCATCAGCACGACGAAGCATTTCTCAAGACTCTCAAGCGGATGCTCGAGCACGAGCTAACAATTCCGCCTCTCAACAGCCGTTTCGAAGTCGTCTCGGCTCCAGAAATGGTCGAGAGTCTGGAGAAGTTACGGTACCGGTACGAAAGGGACACAGTCGACGAGGAGACTCGCGAAGATCCGAAGCTCAGGGCGCCGGAACTTGTTGCGGACATTTCGAGTTACCCGGCCTTCGGGAATACGAACGTCATCGCCGAGCTGAGGCCCCTGAAAGGAGGTACCCTGATTGCCTCCGCGAAGTCGGTAATCGTCGGCCCGATCCCAACAGTCTGCGGCCTCCTCCTCTTGGCGCTTGCCTGCGCGGTGGGCGGGCGTTTCTATTTCTCCGGCCGCGCCGAGCAGGCCAAAATGCGCGCGGCGGAACGATTTGAAGAAAGAGAGAATTTAGACCAGGCCCTTGCCATGGTGGAGCAGGTGATCCAGCAGTCCCCGAATCATGTGGAGGCCATCGAGCTTCGGCAAAGGATTTTCTCGCGCCGGGTGCAGTCCTACATCAAGAGAGGCGTAAGGAAATTGGAGAGGGGCATGCTCGGGGAAGCCGAAATCGAGTTTTCAAAGGCCTTGGACATCGATGCGGAGAATCAGCCCGCGCGTGATGGACTCGACCGGGTCCACGAGGCCCGGCGGGCACTGTCCCATTTTGAAACGGCCCAGACTGCTCTGGAGAACGGGCGGCTGGATACCGCTGCCAAGGACTTGCGATCCGTATTGCCCTTGCTTGAGGGAAACCGAAAGATGGATGCGGAGCGCCTTCTTGGCGAGATAGATCGGCGGAAAGCCGAAGCGGAAGATCTGGTCCGCAAGACCCGCGTCCTGAAGGCCGAGTGGAAGATCGATGAGGCCGTCGAGGCCGTCAACGCCGCCTTGTCCGCTTTCCCGGAACATCGGGAGGGCCAAAACCTATACAAGGAATTGACCGGCATGAGTGCTCCGATGAAGGCGGCAATCCTGGAGTGGGAGGGAGGGAGGGAAGTTGTTCTCCTGGCGAAGAACGCGGTCACGATCGGCCGCGCAGAGGAGAACGATATCTTTGATCCCGAGGATTCCAAAGATACCTATTTATCACGCCGGCATGCGAAGATCGAATTCACGGATGGCCTGTATCGACTGATTGATCTATCCAGCACATTCGGCACGTATTTCGAAGGGGCGAAGATTGAATCTCCCACTGTCCTGTCCCATTCCGGCGAAATCCTGTTCGGCACGAACTTCAAGCTCTCGGTCAGAATCCTCACAGAGTCCGACGTTGTCTCGAGCGTCACGACGACGTCAACCATTGGCGGGCGACAGACGAAGCTTCAAGCTCTCGCTCTATCGGAGAAGGAGGGGGGACGAAAACCTTTCCGAGAATGGGTTATGGTCGCCAGTTCCTTCACCATCGGCCGCGGCAAGGACAATGGTATCGTGCTCGCCGATTCGTCCGTTTCGGAACATCACGCCCGCATCGACTACCAGGACGGTCATTTTTGGATTCAGGATCTCGGCAGCCGCAACGGCACCTATGTGAGGACCGGCCCTGAACGCATCCAGGAGCCCCAACGCCTCATGGGCGGTGACCACATCCGCCTAGGTAGGATTTCATTTCACTTGAAACGGAGAGCATGA
- a CDS encoding DNA translocase FtsK 4TM domain-containing protein, translating to MLRSTKRRVAGIVLLALAALTGATLFSYRHQDPIFIELLPLELHLEYERADNLAGMVGATWARLLVETFGATSFLFPLLFLAAGLGKLRSSRATLSITRKIAIAGGLLALSGLSLFYDPMEKVGFSRIKEPAGIVGKHIGSGLADSLNESGAIAVLCGVFLLSVVLALRISFKQTTRSVKSMVQIIFLPVGFVRKGLATVGISARGGVRAEAHPTHRDKTPISRREQELPMSARTGPEKAAGAGARDIADLPLLTSPAEYSPPSIALLSTPAKPDQATKQKEIRDTSGSIEAKLMEFGVKGKVENVEVGPVVSLFEFAPAPGVKISRITTLADDLAMALGSKHIRIVAPLPGKSAVGVEVPNRQRDIIRLATVLGSEAFRASSSPLTVALGEEGTGTPLTADIARMPHLLVAGSTGSGKSVALNTIIVSLLFKASPDQVRLILIDPKAVEFTGYDALPHLLTPPISDVQKARIALGWAVRETERRNKFLAEHSARNIVAYNKKAGRRNNKGEPVSAGSGKRVKTLPHIVIIIDELADLMMVSADEVEGHITRLSQMARAAGIHLILATQRPSVDVVTGVIKANLPVRIALKVSTQVDSRVILDTGGAERLLGHGDMLFIPPGSPEPLRAHGAFVTDEEIERVGSFVRRQGRTSYLGELA from the coding sequence ATGTTGCGTAGCACGAAGCGTCGTGTTGCCGGGATCGTTCTTCTGGCCCTTGCGGCGCTCACAGGCGCGACCCTCTTTTCATACCGGCATCAAGATCCAATCTTCATCGAGCTGCTACCGCTTGAGCTGCACCTGGAATACGAGCGCGCGGATAACCTGGCCGGGATGGTTGGCGCGACATGGGCCCGGCTGCTTGTCGAGACGTTCGGTGCCACGTCATTTCTCTTTCCGCTCCTGTTCCTTGCCGCGGGTTTGGGGAAACTTCGCTCTTCGCGCGCCACCCTCAGCATAACGCGAAAGATCGCCATTGCAGGAGGTCTCCTCGCGCTCTCGGGTCTATCCCTTTTCTACGATCCAATGGAGAAAGTCGGATTTTCCAGGATCAAGGAACCGGCAGGGATCGTGGGAAAGCATATCGGATCGGGTCTCGCGGACTCTCTGAATGAGAGTGGCGCGATCGCCGTCCTGTGTGGCGTTTTCCTTCTTTCTGTTGTGCTTGCTCTCCGAATCTCATTCAAGCAGACAACAAGGAGCGTCAAGTCTATGGTGCAGATCATTTTCCTGCCGGTTGGTTTCGTTCGAAAGGGACTCGCCACTGTCGGAATATCCGCCCGTGGAGGCGTGCGGGCCGAGGCACATCCCACCCACCGCGACAAGACTCCAATAAGCCGTCGCGAGCAAGAATTACCGATGTCCGCACGGACGGGACCGGAGAAGGCCGCCGGCGCGGGGGCCAGGGACATTGCAGACCTACCCCTGCTCACCTCACCCGCCGAATACTCACCACCGTCAATAGCGCTGCTCAGCACGCCGGCAAAACCGGACCAGGCGACAAAGCAGAAGGAAATTCGAGACACTTCAGGTTCGATAGAGGCAAAGCTCATGGAGTTTGGCGTAAAGGGAAAGGTTGAGAATGTCGAGGTAGGCCCTGTCGTTTCTCTTTTCGAATTTGCGCCCGCGCCGGGCGTCAAGATATCCAGGATCACCACTCTGGCCGACGACTTGGCAATGGCTCTCGGCTCGAAGCACATCCGGATTGTCGCGCCTCTCCCTGGAAAGAGTGCCGTTGGTGTAGAGGTGCCGAACCGGCAAAGGGACATCATACGACTGGCGACAGTGTTGGGCTCCGAGGCTTTTCGAGCTTCAAGCTCCCCCTTAACCGTTGCGCTAGGCGAGGAAGGAACTGGAACCCCGCTCACTGCCGACATTGCCAGGATGCCTCATCTGCTTGTGGCTGGCTCAACGGGTTCCGGCAAGAGTGTGGCGCTCAACACCATCATCGTCAGTCTATTGTTCAAGGCCTCACCTGACCAAGTTAGACTCATCCTGATAGATCCAAAAGCCGTGGAGTTCACCGGCTATGATGCCCTTCCCCACCTCCTAACGCCGCCCATATCCGATGTGCAAAAAGCGCGAATCGCCCTTGGCTGGGCTGTCCGGGAAACCGAACGCCGAAACAAGTTCCTCGCAGAGCATTCAGCCCGGAACATCGTGGCCTACAACAAAAAGGCCGGGAGAAGGAACAATAAAGGGGAACCTGTGTCCGCTGGGTCCGGCAAGAGAGTCAAGACCCTTCCACACATCGTGATCATTATTGATGAACTGGCCGACCTAATGATGGTTTCCGCTGATGAAGTCGAGGGACACATCACCCGGCTCTCACAGATGGCCAGGGCGGCAGGGATCCATCTCATCCTTGCTACGCAACGACCCTCCGTTGACGTTGTGACCGGTGTTATCAAGGCCAACCTGCCCGTGCGAATTGCCCTGAAGGTCTCGACGCAAGTGGACTCGCGAGTCATCCTCGACACCGGCGGCGCAGAACGCCTTCTCGGCCACGGAGATATGCTCTTCATCCCACCTGGTTCACCTGAACCCCTTCGGGCCCACGGGGCCTTCGTCACAGATGAAGAAATCGAGAGGGTCGGCAGTTTTGTGAGGAGGCAGGGAAGGACCTCTTATCTGGGTGAGTTAGCCTGA